In Neomonachus schauinslandi chromosome 12, ASM220157v2, whole genome shotgun sequence, the sequence tacaaagctgtgatcatcaagacagcatggtactggcacaaaaacagacatatagatcaatagaccAGAATAGagatccagaaatggaccctcaactctatggtcaactcatctttgacaaagcaggaaggaatatccagtggaaaaaggacagtctcttcaataaatggtgctgggaaaattggacagccacatgcagaagaatgagcctggaccattttcttacaccatacataaagataaacttaaaatgaatgaaagacctaaatgtgtaacagtaatccatcaaaatcctagaagataacacagggAGTatcctctttgacctcggccacagcaacttctttcaagacacatctctaaaggcaagggaaacaaaagcaaaaatgaactattgggacttcatcagggtaaaaagcttctgcctggcaaagaaaacagtcaacaaaactaaaagggaacctacagaatgggaaaagatatttacaaatgacataacagataaagggctggtatccaagatctataaagaacttatcaaactcaacacccaaaaaacaaataatccaatcaagaaatgggcagaagacatttacagacatttctccaaagaagacatacaaatggtcaacagacacatgaaaaaatgctccacatcacttggcatcagggaaatacaagtcaaaaccacaatgagataccaccttacaccagtcagaatgaccaaaattaacaaaataggaaacaacaaatgttggcgaggatgcggaaaaaggggaaccctcttacactgtttttgggaatgcaagctggtacagccactctggaaaacgatatggagtttcctcaggaaattaaaaatagagctaccctatgacccagcaaattgcactactgggtatttatgccaaagatacaaatgtagtgaaaagaaggggcacctgtactccaatgttcatagcagcaatgtccacaatagccaagttGTGGAAAGAGATCAGACATCCATTGATAattcaatggataaagaagatgtggtatagatatataatggaatattactcagccatcagaaaggatgaatacttaccatttacatcgacttgggtggaactggagggtactatgtTGAGccaaataagtgaatcagagaaagacaattatcatatgatttcactcatatctggaGTATAAGAAACAGTGTAGAGGATCATAGTGTAAGGTAGAGAAAattgggaagtcatcagagagggagtaaaaccatgagagactcttaactctaggaaacaaactgaggtttgctggaggggaggtgggtggtgggatggagtatatgggtgatgggcattaaggagggcacgtgatatgatgagctctgggtgttaaacacaactgataaattattaaacactacatctgaaattaagtatgtactatacgttggcattgaatttaaataaaaaaaccctaGGAACCTGTATTCATCAAAAGACAGCTCAGAGGTGGTGAAATGGGAAGTTATAACTGGGAGAAGAGATTTTCAAATAACATAACAAATGACGTataatataaagaacttctaaaatcatttttaaaagtacaaacaAGTcagtagaaaaataggcaaatattacaaatgcacattttgtagaagaggaaatattttatagCCAATAAACCTGTAAAGAAACATTCAACCACAGTAGTTAGGATAGAGAGTGCTAGGTGATCaccaaacatttcttctttttgtacgcataggtaaaataaaatttccactcTTCCCTGCAGATAGGAGTGGCCATGTGAGTAGGTTATAGCCAATGGTATGTGAGTAGAAATGATGTACACAACTTCTACATCTGGTCCCAAAGACTTCATGCATaatcctcctctctctctttttcacttaCATCCTTGAGGCCATATGTTGAAGATAGAAAACATTCAATCAACATAGGTCCCTGAATGATCCTGTGGAACAGAGTCTGTGCTAACAATAGGCACAATACATGACTGTACgttaatgagaaataaacttttattgtgaTCAGCCACTAAACATTTGTAGTTTTCTATAGCATCTAACACTAttccaaataatacattaataattagGGAAAACAGATTAAGACCATAtgtcaataaataataatctcatatatttttattatatgtttattatggGACTGAAAATTGACATAATCTCTTTGGAAACTATTCTGCATTAtcttagaaaattcaaaatttatataCCTTATAACCCAACATTTCTCTCTTCAGGATATACTCAAGAGAAACTCTTGTATATGAACACCAGAAGAATGTTCATGGTAGCACTGTTCACGTTAGCAAAAACCTGTCAGCAACCAATTGCACACCAACTAGAACTGTCATGGTTTATGTAGtcacacaatggattattatatAGGAGTCAACATTAACGAACctcaacaatatgaatgaatcatttaacatgaaatgaaaaaacaagttcTAAATGATTCCTTACAGCATAATgcctttttataaaatgaaaaagagtacgtaaaaatgagatgaaaatgaatttttaaaaaattgaatgatGAACACAGGAGTAAGAATGGTGGTTGCCTGTGTTGTGGGGAGACAGGTGGACTAGGAAAAGACCACAGAGTTAGATATAAACTGCTATAAAGATTCTagttttcaggggtgcctgggtggctcagtcggttaagtgactcttggttttggctcaggtcatgatctcagggtcgtgagattgagctccgtgtACGGCTCccccctgggtgtggagcctgcttaagattctctctctccctctgcccctcccccaaccctgctcccatgtgtgctctctctcaaaaaaaagaaaaaaaaagaaaaaagattctagTTTTCATGTTGGGTAGTTTCATGGGTGTTATTACATATATAGagttatatatgtgtgttatatatatatatacataatatatatatgcatgcatatgtatatataactatatatataactataacaaaacaaatgcataaaAGAAGACCCATTGGCATGAGCCAATTATGGGAATATCTTATGAATGAAGGATTTTGATTGATGCAGTCTTTGCACCTGAAGTTGAGCAAGACTGTGGCTTGAGAGATAATACCTCTGCTACCTCAGACTCACTGGCCTGTAGTGAAGATATCTAAAGGAATCATGAGGGCCCCCTGCAGGAGTTTTAGTCTCAGTGAGAGGCTACAGTAGATAAAAGTAGACGGTGAGACTTTTACTGCATTATTGCTCAGCCTGTGCTAAGGGAGACTCAGGAAGTGAAGCAGGACTATTCAGAAGACAAAGGTCACCAAAGGATATGGCTTCTGAGGGTGGGGGGTTGGCAACAGCAGGGAAAATAGGCAAAGATTACCTATACCTGATGTTTTCAGTCATGAATTGGTACCGATCTATCAACATCTGAGGACAGGCGTCAATGACTTTGGTTATGGGACCAACAGCTCACACAGGCAGGATGGGTAATGTGAATATAAGCCAGAGGCATGGAGATGTTGGTTTTGACAGTCACAGAATTTTTGAAGCACCTTTTCCTGAGGCACATTTTTATTCCCAcattataaatgaatgaacagaaattCTGAGAAATTAAGTGGCTTTTCTACATTCAGCTTTTAGCAAATTGAAGAGTACTTCTTGGATAAAGATCTCAACTTCAAATCTTCCACAAAGTGCTTCCTCTATTGTTTATTGCCATTGAGGTACATAGTgggcattttatttaatatatacaagaATTTTGTGAGAGGGGTATTACTGCCTTGTTTTATAAGTAAAGAAATTAAGGGGCAGAAAGAGTAAGAAATCTATACAGATTCACATATTGGAAGCAAAGTCAAAAACTCTAATCCAGTGGTTTACTAAATTtccattgcttaaaaaaaaaaccaaactcataccACTGCTGcccaataaggtcacatttatCTACCTTCTTAAGGAATCAGCAACCCCTGCACCCCCCAAAGGGACCATATTCCCTATATGCTTCCtactcccaccccagcccactgGGCCTCTTTTAGAAATTTCACAGAAGTATGTCCTCATCTTGGGGGAAATTTGGGCTGTCTACTAGGGAAATTACTAGATGTCTACATTTCCTGACTATGGAGGTCTGAAATTTATTGTCATAAAACAGGAAGTGTGGCAACCATAATTCTCCCTTCTCAAAACAGAAGGgttgtggttttctttctgttgtctggatTCTGGGACTTACCTTTGGTGtagaattctgtttctttctttatctaCCATAGACTcagcctctccaccccccacacccacctcaaCTGCAGCATTTATTCCTTGCTAATACCACATCCAATGCACCCCAAACACAAATGATTTCTGGTAGCTTCCTTCAAGCAACTTCTAACACTtaatgtattatctcattttttaaaattataagtggCCATGCTAATTGTATAAAAATTATGAGGCCTAGGAATATAGGAAAAGAGCTTAATACTGTAATagacaataaaacaataattttctttGGCATACAACTGATGATATACACAGCCATTGTGGTATGCTGTTTTTAGACACAAATGGTGAGAAGTTTACTTAGGGGACTATAATTTCCATTAGTTTAATACAGTATTTCATTATGGCTTAATTCTTGTTACTACAAACACAGAggtgtctcttttttcctttccatttactGAGGAGGGTATGCGGTTGATATTTTGTTGCAAGTGCAGAGAATACCCAGGATGCCCCAAGacttttctgcctttctcttgcCTTTCTTCCAGTATGGCCAAATGAACTCTGTTTCCTTCTGCATATGATTTCCATTTGTCTCTGGTGTTCCCTCCCTACTATATGCCTACTTCTTGCCTATATCCTATGTTTCCTTGAGTAGTCCTCCTCTTTTTTACTCCTTGGTCAACTGGACCAGTTCTAGGTTGGTGTGATGCCAATCAGTATAAGGCTGTGACATCTTTTGGTCACAAGGCTGTACCTGGTAGCAGGGTCTCTCTAAACTGCAGGCAGGAATATCTTGTGACCACTGGAGCCCAGGAGACTATtacaaattcttaaaatacaCTCAAAAAGCATGGTCAGGTAATAAAATCTACTAAAATGGAGATTCGGGTCAAAACCAGGAAAATTTAAGCCTGAGTGTCTTTTCAGGGCTTTGTTGAAAAACATTGATCAGTTTGCTTGGTCATCTTGGCTGTCTGGTTTTCAAAGGGATTCCCTGGCAGATTCCTGACCTGGCCAGACCTCTGTCCATTCCTGTGAACAATGCTTTCTCTGCTCCAAGCTTGGCTCCAGGAACGCTTCCCTAGGCCTGTCTTCAATTCAGACTGAGGAGGGCCTCTGCTACCCCACCtgaggtaggggtgggggagcatgTGAACAAGGGTCCCTTGGGAATAGAGAGGTGCAGTCAGGAAGCTGAGTTTATCTCTCTTCTACCCCTGCTACTCTCTAAATATTGTTTTTACCTGCTCAGTCTGCAGTTTCTCCTCAGTAGTAAGGGCATGTGCTTTGAGGATAAAACAGAGCCTGGCAACAGCCTAAACCCTGTTGATCAGTCAAAAATGCTCAGTTCTGTGGAAACAGACTTTGTCACTATATCAACTGAGTTGTCTCCATAAAATGACCCTGTCTCCTGGAGATGGCTAGCACCCAGTCCCCTAAAGCAGAATATCATTTCCCTACATAGGCAAGGACCTCTCATCGTAGATAGATGGAGAAAGGGATCATTGACTAGATGCCTGGTGCAGATCTAAAAAGAGTCATGGGTGTGACACTCACAGGAAGTGGAGTCTTGGGGGAGCTGCTGGCCCAGAATGGGGAGTTTGCCTCTGTTGTGTGATGCGAGTATATTTGTGGAGGGGCTGTGGAGCAATTTGTTAGGGAGCTCTGTCAGTGACCTGTGGAAGACTGATACACTAATTTGATATTCTATATTTCCTGGACCAAtcccaattatatatttttttgctttctccAAAAGCATATTTGTCATTCTTGTCAGAGGCCACAGAGAACTGCAATCATTTGGCTGCCTTCTCACAGATCCAGCGGAAGTTGATGACACATGGTGCAGCATCGTATGTCTTTGTTAGGCCTATAGTCACACAGTTGAAATTCTGATGTTGATTGGTAACACTAAATGGGAGAGAAAGTGTGGTGAAGGCCAATCGTTTCAGCTCTGCCTTTACTGATTCCATTCCCCCCCTCCCTCATCCCAAATCCAGCTCCACACCCGCCCTTTCTAGACTCACGGTCTTGGATTAACTCACTCTTGTGCTTGGTTAGAAACATctcatctgtcttttcctctcaGAAATATTGTTTCAATACTGCATAGGCTATGTTCACAGTAGGAGGaatgagaggaggaggaaagaggttGCTTTTCCTTTTGTAGGCACCAGCTGGCTTTAGGAGAAAGTGTGTTGGCCTTCTCCCACCTCTTTTTCTGTCATTCAATCTGACTGGAAAGAGTCTGGTTTCATGGAAACGTCATGAGTTTTGGAGTCAAGGGGATGTGGGATTAAATTGTGGCTCTACAGTTTCCCAGCTTGACGATATTCAGTACATTTTTAAGCCTCCCAGCTTCAATTCAACTGTTAAATGAGGATGAATAAAAGCTTTTTCTACAACATCTTTGTGAATACCGTAGGAAATGACATGAGTAAGTGCTTAGCAagtgcctggcatttagtagACATTGACTGAatcttaatttccttctttctgtgagAAGCCCAGTTATAGGCTAGGGAACTGACTTGCTCTCTGTCTGACTCAACATCTTCATATGTACACCAGGAATGTCATGTTCTCCATCAGTACTTTACATAAAGAAGCCCCATCTGGGGAATTTATAAGAACTTAGTAATAAAGTATGGTCTATGCGTTAAAAGAGACTTATGAGATATATCAAACAAATGGTATGTATATGGATTTGTTTGGCTCTTGATTTGATCAAAATAACTCACTGTATGATTACTCTTCTCTCTACTTACAAATGTTTGATATCTTTCTTAATAAAAGTTTACCAAAAAATGTGTCTCTGGAAATAGGTGAgttggaagaaaggagaggaataaaacaaaaaaccaagtcTCAGCCTTTGTGATATTCCAGGACAAACCCACTGAATCTCAGGACAGGTTTCTTTAGGTGAACTAAGATACTTAGAAAAATGTGAGATATTGACATACTTGCCATTGAATATGGAGTTGTCAATCCAACGCCAACTGTTCTTTGCTTGCTGGTATAAGCCAATAAAATACTTCTCAGCACCAGTTTTGTCCTGGAGAAATttctagaagttaaaaaaaatagttcaacaaAAAGTTTTTTTGCTGCTGTCTCCCTTTGCCAACAGGCCCTGATTCTGGGAACATGGAAGACTGATAAAGGACTCTGAGGCTGGCTACAGCTGGCACTCACCATAACCCCTAGAGTAGTTTTCACTAGGTACAGAGCAACAGGATCACCTGGAAATCTTGCTAAAACACAGCTTACTGGGcttctggttcagtaggtctggtgTAGGGGACCAagaatttacattcccaacaaatTCCCAgtgtgatgctgatgctgctctTCAGGgatcacattttgaaaatgaagaggaagggTACTATATGATCTAAAAGAGGGCACTTTTgaatacttcttttttatttggaaCGCCTCTCTGCATAGGATTATTTCATTGCCAGAAATTTTACATTCCAAATGAGGTCGGATCAAGTGAATCTCTTGAATACTTTTCAAAGCAATACAGTTAGGGAGATTTAAAAGTGTGTTGAGAAATAGTCAGTGGTTTTTGAGTATTTGCTAAATTGACACCAATCCATGATATAATAGTTTCTTTATTAAACTAATGAATCACAAATCACtccagcttgaagtctgggagtCCCTGGGCTCTTTCCTGTACTCTTCACATACCTCCTGTAATGAGTGGATATCCAAGTTCACTTGGATATTCCCTCCATCCCCAGGGCTATTgcctttattcctctttttcctATATTCTCCTTCCCTGAAATATCtcatttcattattctttaaaattagtTACTGTACTTACTCATTTAACAAAGATTTCTTGAGTGTCCAGTGAGCCATTGAACAAGGCTGGACATATGGAAACAAATTGGTTTCTCCTTAAAGAAATTATGATCTAAAACAAGGGTTGGCAAAGTACAGCCAGTAGTttagcctgtttttgtaaataaggttTGAAGGGAACACATCCAGGCCCATTTTTACATGTCATCTATGTCTGCTTTTGAGCCACAAGGGCAGCATTAAGTAGTTATGGTGGAGATCTTATGACCTGACATACATAAAATATCTACTCTATGaccatttaagaaaaatttgcTGACCCATGGTTTAAAATAAGGGTTCTTAACCCTTACGTCTCTTACACTAAGTCATGGATGGTTACCAAGGGGATCTCTGAAGCTGTTAGAACTTTATTCAAACTATCATGCTAATGCAGTGTTTCTGGGATTCTATAGATTTCTGGACATCTCTATAGATTTGGCCACCATTTAAAAAGGTCAGCGATCCCAACATGGTGAAGATTCACTGGTCTAATAAGAGAAGACAGAGGAGTTAACCAGCATGGTGGCAGGTGTCCTAGGTGTAGTGCTGGCGAACATGTGCTAGATATAGCACAGGCAGAAGGGAGGAAGTGACTGATTCTACATGGATTTGGGGTTTTCTAGAAAGACTGCAGGTGAAGTGATCCTGGGGATGGATTCTGAGAGATAGGGGAGGTTGTGGGTCAGGatggacttcctggaggagggagcatTGGATCACAGGCAGACTGCAGAACAGCCTGGAGCATTTGAGGAACTCTAAGATGCTTAATGTGGTTGTGCAGAggtagaagggaggtgggtggagagatAAGACTGGCAAGAAGGCAGGTGCTAGACTGTACAAGGCCTTATGTGTCATGCCAAGGAAACCAGACTTTAACCcagtttaatttgtaaaatggcaCAGACAGTTCAGAGGCTTAGAGATGTTATCGTGTGGGTTCTATGGAGGATAGGTAAGAAGGGACAAAATCAGGAGCAAGGAGAGGAGTTAGAAGAATTCTGAAGAAATCCAAGTGAGATATGAACAATTtactgtggagagagagaggaaaagactTGGTTAGCAGCTAATttaggggagaagagaagaggtaaAGTCTCAGAAAATCATCAGGATTCAATCTTGGGTAACATGACTGCTTGCCAATACTTGGAACACAAAAGGAGGAAGCAGGTGAGGTAAAATATAATTTGGCTCAGTTTTGAAAATGGTGAGTTTGTGATGCTTTTGAAACATCAGAGTGGATTTTGATATACTGTTTGTTCCAGAGATGACTAGCTGGGGATACAGACTTGAGATCACTAGCAAATCCTTGGTGTGATGAGATTTTTCTGGAGAATGCCATGTATGACACTTGAGATGCGCCAGAACTTGAAGGTTGAGTAGAGGAAGAGGATGTCAACTTCCTCTACTCAACCCTTtatccctctcttttcttcttttcccctcccctgacccccaccccataCTACTCCTGGCTTTCTACCGTAAGGCATTTTCCCTTCCCATCTGTATACTTAGCCGCAGAGGTAGCATCCTGACCCCTACTCTTTGTTGGACACCTGTTACCAAGACTCAGAGAGGGCCCTCTTATGAATTCTCCTCAACCACAGGAGGACTTTATAGAGGAAGGGTGAAAGATGGAGCACAGAGAAGCAGGTGTGCAGTATCTCCCACATGCCTAGCACTCAGTAGATGCTTAGGATTTGAAGGAGAGGCAACTATAAACTAAAATAACTTACGATCTAAAATTGATTAGAGTGTGGGTTTTAGAGTTGGTGAGATCTCAATTCAATTATGTCCTGTCACTTAGGAGGTGTATGATCTaggtcaaattatttttctgtgccCTAGCTTCCTCATATGTAAAGtatggataataataatacctcctTGGAATCCTTAGGAGGATAAAAAGAGATAGTAAAATAAAGGCTTTTGCATTGTGTTAGCCATCtttattatcataattatatACTGCAATCCCAATTCTATGACctgattctttgtttttcatatggCTAATTTTGTTAATTTGCATCTTCCTTATTTATGAGGCCAACTTGGATGATGCATTAGCTCTAATGTAGAGCTAATGTAGCTCTAATGATACATTAGCTCTAATTTACAAATATGAAGTATTCCATAgtttttaaacaacttttaaaCACATTTGGTCATTCCCTGCACTTTAAATATCCTGGCCCATCCCCCGGATACCAGTGCATTGCTAAGCCTTATGGAAAAGACTATAGAGTGTGGATTTCCCTAGCTCAAGTGATCTGAGGCATACACCCCACTGCTACTGAGAAGAGTCTCCCACCACCAGATTCAGAGCAAGGAGCTTGGGCTCTCAGCCAGCCACCTCTCTATTCCTCACCTCCACCTGGCCCTTGCTCCATCAATCAAATTGACCCATTGCCCCACCATCTCCTCCTGCTGAGGCTGCTGTAGGGTGGGCCACTTTACTGTACCCCCCTAATGCTCTCACCAGTTTCTGTGGtgtgtccacaatggccaaagtGGATCCTTCTGTTTTGCAAAAGTCCCTGCTTTTGTTCCAGGACAGTTCAAAAGGGGACAACAGAAAGCATCTTCTTTGATGAAAATACCACCCTCTGGAGCAGACTAAAGAAATCCAAGAAAAGACAGTATAGGAATAGTGGTTTGGAGTGTGAACCCTGGAACTGAGTCAAAACATAGTGGGGCATGAGTTTCTTTATAGAAGTTATATCAATGCAAATCATCCTCCATCCTGGAAGAAATCCCATGCAGTCTAATCTGAATTTCCCTGTGGACAAAGTAAAGGGGATGAATTAGAAGATCTTTATGGCCCCATTGAGCAAGAATGTTCCATAAGCAAGGAGGTAATGGGAAAAGTGTCTAAGAACTCATCACATAAGAACCTGGGATAGAGGAGAGATTATCGTCATACACTGTACCTGTTCTGGAGCTCTCTCTGGGAACTGAGCTGACATTACTGCTCCCGATAGTCTGaggaactgaaacaaaaagaaaacctgaaggtAACTGCATTATGAGTACAACACAAACATCAGAGCAGCTGTTTGGTCCCTGCAACTATTTGTCTCTGGACAGTGGTGATGAGAAGGCCACCATTGGctagaagttttcattttctttctttgaacttTCCATCTAATTACTACCATTTTTAGTCATGCCCCATACCCCACGTcctatttcatatcttttttggaggggggagtAGGTGTGAAATGTTGAGAAATAGAACAGGAGAAAGGAACAGGAATGGGTGAATTTAGTACCAGAAAGGAAACCTCTCATTCCTTTCCATATATGCCTTCGACAGtgttgccccctcccctcctgcccaggtGCTGTTTGGAGCACTTCCTGCTCTCAGCTGCGCACAGCATCTGTGCTGTTCTCCCCATCTCTGGTGCCTCTAGACCCATGTGAACACTCTTCTCCCATGGGTGGCTCTTGGCCCCACTCTCATCAGCACCTGCCAGCTCTAAGAAGTGAGGCTAATGGGAACTAGTTTCAGGACCAGGGATATTGACAGACATGGAGGCAGGTGAATGTTCCAGAGATTTCCTGTGGGCAGAGAAAAGTCCATTTATgtcttattaaatataaatagggGAATTGATAGGCCTCTAAGAAGCCTCATTTTTCCTGAGAACACATTGCCTGGCCAAGCAGACAGTGCAGTGGCTTGGAGGCTGGTCAAACCTCTCCTCAGCTGCCCAGTTATTTGTCCTGTGTGGATGAAGACCACTTTAGTTTACCCAGACACCACATCAGCTACTTCCAATGATATGAATGAAACATACCAGTTAgcattcactttttatttcagttcCCAGTTCAAAGGCTCTTTGTATTGAAAAATAACCTGGTTTTCAGCAGAAACCATTTGGGGATTATAACTGCACAgaactccataaatatttcatgaatactGCTTCCATACAGCTCACTGTACTAGGAGCCTCAGTtgatacaaagatgaacaagCAATTAACTTTCTCCTCAAGATGTATGtagtaataaatgttttaagaggAAGTGAGAGGGAGGTTCTTAGGAAAGTTTTAAGAGGAGGAGGTTTTAATTGGGAGAGCCATGTCTCATTCATCTCTTTATGCCCCTTAGCTTCTAGCATGGGGCCTTGTGCTTTACTGAGGACAGCTGGCTGATAGCTCCTGGTTCTTACTCTTCTTCTGTTGTTGGTCTAGCAGAGTGATTGGCATACAAAAAGTGCTGGTTATAATCTTTCAGTTTTCCTGTGggaagtagttttttttttt encodes:
- the CLEC5A gene encoding C-type lectin domain family 5 member A; its protein translation is MNWHMIISVLIIVMLKIVGMTLFLLYCPQIFGESQVNFLPTESYGTVCSRGWYFHQRRCFLLSPFELSWNKSRDFCKTEGSTLAIVDTPQKLKFLQDKTGAEKYFIGLYQQAKNSWRWIDNSIFNGNVTNQHQNFNCVTIGLTKTYDAAPCVINFRWICEKAAK